The stretch of DNA ACGCAGCCCCTCTGGGTCACTGTCGCCTGCCCGGCGGGCACCAGGCCGGGCGCCTACCGGGGCACAATCACCCTCAGGCCGGAGGGGCTGCCACAAAGCCAGGTCGCGCTAACGGTGCAGGTGCGGAACTTCAGCCTGCCCCTGCGCCCGCGCCTCAAGACCGCCTTCGCGTTCTTCGAGGGCGAGTACCGCAACTACTTCAAGCGCCCCATGGCCGAGGCCGAGCGCCACGCCGCCGAGGACTTCCTGCTGGCCCACAAGCTCAACCCGATGAACCTGTACACCCCATGGGCGTGGCCGGGGCTGAAGGACCTCCAGCGGATGCGCGAGCGCGGCCTGAACGCCGTCTGCCTGGGCTACTGCCCCGACACGCCCGAGAAGTTCGGCGACCTGGTCTACTACCGCTATCTGCGCGAGCAGCGTCGGCAACTGGCCGCCGCGAACATGGCCGCCGACGGCTGGCTCTACGGCTACGACGAGCCCCACTGTCGCCCGGACTTCGAGCAGTTCAAGGGCATCATGCGTGAGGTGTACGACATGGTCGAGGCGGTCGCGCCGGGCATGCCGCGCGGCTCCACGACCGCCATCGTGCCGGACCTGCTCGGGGCGGTGAACCTGTGGGTCCCCCAGACGATGCAGGTTGTGCGCCACGACACGCTGGCCCGGCAGCAGGCCGGGGACACCGTCTGGACCTACGTGGCCTGCACCCCACCGCATCCCTTTGCCAACTACTTCATCGAGTACGCCACGCTCGAACAGCGGCTGCTGGGCTGGCAGACATGGCAGGAGCGCTGCACGGGCTTCCTGTACTACGCCACGAACCTCTGGCGCCCCAACTACGAGGAGCCCTCACCCCCTGCCCCCTCTCCCACGGGGAGCGGGGGGGAGATGGTTCGCTGGCCGGATCGGCCCTGGAACCCCCGCCCGGCCAAGGACTTCCAGTTCAACGGCGACGGGCTCCTGATCTACCCCCACCCGGACGGCAGCCTGCTGTCCACGATCCGCCTGGAGGCCATCCGCGATGGCTTTGAGGACTATGACCTCCTGTGCCTGCTGCGGGACGGCGGAGCGGCGCTGAAGGCCGCGAGGAAGCGCCCCGATCTGGTCAAGCAGGCGGCGGAGTACAGCGTCGTGCCGGAGACCGTCTCCAAGTCGCTCACCGACTACAACCACGACCCGAGCGTGCTGCTGGCCCGCCGTGAGGTCGTGGCGGGCGTGCTGGAGCAGGTGAAGACGGCCCTGGGCGACGCGGCCTGGCAGAAGGTGCTGACGGCCGAGCAGCCCCTCTCCCCGACCTCAGGCATCAAGGGCAACGGCGAAGCTGTCGTCGATCCGCCCTGCACCTTCGCTCCCAGGCAGATGCGAGCGTGGGATAGCGGGCCGAAGCTCGGGGCGAAGGCCGACGTGCACGGGCCCATCGCCGGGGCAGCGGGGCCGGTGTCGGCCGTCGCGACCGGGCACGGCAAGGGCTGGGCGGACTTCGAGAGCGAGTTTGTCCGGGTGCAGCCGGGGACATACGCGGTGCGCGTGCGCGTCAAGCCGGACTTCAGGAGCGGTCTGGTGCGCGTGTTGCTCTACAAGTACGACGAGGACAGGCGGCCCCTGGACCTGCCGACGCAGGCGCAGGGCGATCTGCCCGCCGCGCTGTTGGGCACGATCACCAGCAGCGGCCAGTGGGAGACGCACCGCTATCTGGTCAACATCCCGGCGCAGGTGAAGCTCGCGCAGATCTACCTGCAATGCTACCGCCTCGACGGTAGGGTGGCCTGCGATGCCCTGAGCCTGGAGCCGTGGAAGCCGGAGGCAGGCCTGGTGGACGACATGGAAGAGATCGGCAACTGGCGGCCTGGCTTCCCCGAGTCCAGCGTGGCGCGCGAGACACAGCTCGTCCACCAGGGCGACGCGGCCCTGGCATACGCGGTGAAGATTGACCACAAGGGCGGCGAGGAGAAGTACCCTATCGGCTGGCCCAGCCTCACCTACACGCCGGTCCCGCCGCTGGACTGGACCGGCAAGCAGGCGCTGACCTTCTGGGTGTACCCGACCACCAACCGCCCGGCGCTGCCTGCGCGCGCCATCAACTTCTCGATCCGGAGCAAGCCGGGCGACTCGCCCTTCCCCCCGCTGAGCCTCAAGCCCGGCGAGTGGCAGCAGGTGCGCATCCCGCTGGCGGGCAAGAGCCTGCCGGCGGTGAGCAGCCTGCACTTCTTCGTCGAGGAGGCGGCCTACCAGGACGGGGATTGGGTGCGACTCGTGATGGACGACATGCGGGTGGAGTAGACGGGGCTCAGGAGGGCGGCGTGGCGACCACGAACGGGCGGAAGCGCTCCACGTAGGCTTCCTCGATCTCCACGTCCGCCTTCACGGCCTCGCCCTCGTACTCGGTGTTGAAGACGCGGCCGTGGGCGTGGGCGAGGTTGACCAGGTCCATCCGCGCGTAGGGCAACTCCAGGGTCAGCCGCACCAGCTTGCTAAAGACGTGGCGCGCGATCTCCGCCCGCAGCTCGTCCAGTCCCTCGCCGGTCAGCGCCGAGATGGGCAGCCCCTGGGGGAGCTGCTTCAGCACCGCGGCGCCGCGTGCGGGCGCCATCTGATCCCACTTGTTCAGCGCCAGGATCGTCGGCTTCTCCCCGATGTTCAAGCTCCGCAGAGTCTCCTCGGTGGAGCGCATCTCCGTCAGAGCAAACTCCTTGCTGGCGTCTACCACATGGATCAGCACTGCGGACTCGACGACCTCCTCCAGCGTGGCACGGAAGGCCTCGACGAGCTGCTTGGGCAGGTCGTGGATGAAGCCGACGGTGTCGCTGAGCAGCACCTCGTGGTCGGCGATGTTGACGCGGCGGCAGGTGGGGTCGAGGGTCTCGAAGAGACGGTCGCGCACAGAGACTT from bacterium encodes:
- a CDS encoding DUF4091 domain-containing protein, with the translated sequence MRFCLLPALALLVSALAHAEPTLVVDAMEDLAAWRTGGQKEASLRPETARVAEGKQALRFDVKIDHNAGEGIQGKQYPKGWPRVERNPQPPLDLSPVGAIGFDIWTESSRAAMPGSSLHMILRDQSGANWSANLGQLPLGKWQHFRLDLGTFRHDAIVHWQFFLSESDYNHGDAVSFIIDNVVGYAAQRSRQLLPRLAAKTLALQRLAPGAAAEQMARLAAVKHETEAAVQRFQALDQVSLQESNALDQDCERLVAEAAALALEMGAARTVPDGSYCIATEHSLRKIMRDDTDLNVRRELKLSVAGNEHEDGQIVVRAMTKDIPRLAADWTDLIVPGGAKLPRSLVTVNAVGYVEMLKTSYPVDRGGWWPDPLLPLDWPGSGKQGLGPLADSFCKQGETQPLWVTVACPAGTRPGAYRGTITLRPEGLPQSQVALTVQVRNFSLPLRPRLKTAFAFFEGEYRNYFKRPMAEAERHAAEDFLLAHKLNPMNLYTPWAWPGLKDLQRMRERGLNAVCLGYCPDTPEKFGDLVYYRYLREQRRQLAAANMAADGWLYGYDEPHCRPDFEQFKGIMREVYDMVEAVAPGMPRGSTTAIVPDLLGAVNLWVPQTMQVVRHDTLARQQAGDTVWTYVACTPPHPFANYFIEYATLEQRLLGWQTWQERCTGFLYYATNLWRPNYEEPSPPAPSPTGSGGEMVRWPDRPWNPRPAKDFQFNGDGLLIYPHPDGSLLSTIRLEAIRDGFEDYDLLCLLRDGGAALKAARKRPDLVKQAAEYSVVPETVSKSLTDYNHDPSVLLARREVVAGVLEQVKTALGDAAWQKVLTAEQPLSPTSGIKGNGEAVVDPPCTFAPRQMRAWDSGPKLGAKADVHGPIAGAAGPVSAVATGHGKGWADFESEFVRVQPGTYAVRVRVKPDFRSGLVRVLLYKYDEDRRPLDLPTQAQGDLPAALLGTITSSGQWETHRYLVNIPAQVKLAQIYLQCYRLDGRVACDALSLEPWKPEAGLVDDMEEIGNWRPGFPESSVARETQLVHQGDAALAYAVKIDHKGGEEKYPIGWPSLTYTPVPPLDWTGKQALTFWVYPTTNRPALPARAINFSIRSKPGDSPFPPLSLKPGEWQQVRIPLAGKSLPAVSSLHFFVEEAAYQDGDWVRLVMDDMRVE